From a single Cyclobacterium marinum DSM 745 genomic region:
- the hflC gene encoding protease modulator HflC: MKKSNLFYIILVVVAVILSAQSVFILDETQQAIVTQFGKPVGEPRTSPGVNIVVPFIQKVQFFDKRYLEWDGDKNQVPTKDKKYIFVDTYARWEITNPLQFFIRLRDERSAQSRLDDILDGETRNAIANHNLLDIVRSTNREPEVTEEFMEELEILEEIEVGRDKIEDIILQKANERTSDLGVRILDFRFKRMNYVDEVRDRVYDRMISERNRIADQFRSEGQGEARKILGDKERDLAQIQSEAQRQAEEIRGRADAEATEIYASAYNQNRQSIDLYKFLRSMEALENSLDEETNLVISSDSDLFKYLKQMN, from the coding sequence ATGAAAAAAAGTAATTTATTCTATATAATATTGGTTGTAGTCGCCGTGATTTTATCCGCTCAAAGCGTTTTTATACTAGACGAAACCCAACAAGCCATAGTCACTCAGTTTGGCAAACCTGTAGGTGAACCAAGAACCAGCCCGGGAGTAAATATTGTGGTTCCGTTTATTCAGAAAGTACAATTTTTTGACAAACGATACCTTGAGTGGGATGGCGACAAAAATCAAGTACCCACAAAAGACAAAAAGTATATTTTTGTGGACACTTATGCCCGCTGGGAAATAACCAATCCTCTTCAATTTTTCATCCGATTGAGGGATGAGAGGTCGGCTCAGTCAAGGCTTGATGATATTCTTGACGGAGAAACAAGAAATGCAATCGCCAACCATAACCTACTTGACATTGTCCGGTCTACCAACAGAGAACCTGAAGTAACCGAGGAATTTATGGAGGAGCTTGAAATACTTGAAGAAATAGAAGTAGGTAGAGACAAAATAGAAGACATTATCTTACAGAAAGCCAATGAAAGAACTTCTGATCTAGGGGTAAGGATATTGGATTTCCGCTTTAAAAGAATGAACTACGTAGACGAAGTAAGAGATAGGGTTTACGATAGAATGATAAGTGAAAGAAACAGAATTGCTGACCAATTCAGGTCAGAAGGACAAGGAGAAGCCAGAAAAATTCTCGGTGACAAAGAAAGAGATTTAGCTCAAATTCAATCAGAAGCTCAAAGACAAGCAGAGGAAATAAGAGGTCGTGCAGACGCGGAAGCCACTGAAATTTATGCTTCTGCCTATAATCAAAACAGGCAATCCATCGACCTGTACAAATTTCTTCGATCTATGGAAGCCCTTGAAAACTCCCTAGATGAAGAAACAAACTTGGTAATTTCTTCTGATAGTGACTTGTTCAAATACCTAAAACAAATGAATTAA
- a CDS encoding SRPBCC family protein, protein MKICLSTKVGQHYLKVKDGFNADLFKALNPPFPPVKLLRFDGSSPGDLVSLALNFIFFKQEWTSKITADHLDEKEYFFVDEGIKLPFFLKKWRHKHRIVANGVDQSTIIDEITFSTPNRLLDYLMYPVLYFQFSLRKPIYKKVFSKD, encoded by the coding sequence ATGAAAATTTGCCTTAGCACCAAGGTAGGCCAGCACTACTTGAAAGTAAAAGATGGGTTTAATGCCGATTTGTTTAAGGCATTAAACCCTCCTTTTCCTCCCGTAAAGTTGCTTCGGTTTGACGGATCTTCACCGGGGGACTTGGTGAGCTTAGCGCTAAATTTTATTTTTTTCAAGCAGGAGTGGACCAGTAAAATTACAGCTGATCATTTGGATGAAAAAGAATATTTTTTCGTTGATGAAGGGATAAAGCTTCCTTTCTTTCTCAAAAAATGGCGGCATAAACACCGGATAGTTGCCAATGGTGTTGACCAAAGTACAATTATTGATGAAATAACGTTTTCTACTCCAAACCGACTTTTGGATTATCTCATGTATCCGGTCTTGTATTTTCAGTTTTCATTGAGAAAACCCATTTATAAAAAGGTTTTTTCCAAAGATTAA